Proteins encoded together in one Nitrospirota bacterium window:
- a CDS encoding GNAT family N-acetyltransferase, giving the protein MNEVQSIKLKNGSAVTLRPAKGEDAKGIVETIRSSSEERSSLILEMHGKHIGSERKFIERLDRDNNLLLIAVSDDKVVGCLAAFKASEWEDRLARAVEIGLHLRDGYRGGGLGSAMLSYAVEWAKSKGFKKMMMSIYTNNKRSASLFTRQGFSEVAAKNIQTSSSSLNKIILMRPL; this is encoded by the coding sequence ATGAATGAGGTTCAGAGCATTAAACTAAAAAACGGTTCGGCGGTCACGCTGCGGCCGGCCAAGGGTGAAGACGCAAAGGGAATTGTCGAGACCATCCGTTCATCTTCTGAAGAACGGAGCTCTCTGATTCTGGAAATGCACGGCAAACATATCGGCTCTGAACGCAAGTTTATCGAGCGTCTCGACCGCGACAACAACCTCCTGCTTATTGCAGTTTCTGACGATAAAGTGGTCGGGTGCCTCGCAGCTTTCAAGGCATCCGAATGGGAAGACCGTTTGGCCCGTGCCGTTGAGATTGGCCTTCATCTCAGGGACGGATACCGGGGGGGCGGCCTTGGTTCTGCCATGCTATCCTACGCAGTAGAATGGGCCAAGTCTAAGGGTTTCAAGAAAATGATGATGAGCATATACACCAATAACAAACGTTCAGCAAGCCTGTTCACGAGGCAGGGTTTTAGTGAGGTGGCTGCAAAAAATATTCAGACCTCCAGCTCCAGCCTTAACAAGATAATCCTCATGCGGCCGCTATAG
- a CDS encoding VUT family protein has protein sequence MGTEVIILIFEAMTVYFLVLWAHSLRHRFGPVHFYALIGGITAIMSWVTDAGLRVQVAGITFVVGSTVFYTSLLLGVFVVYVFDGPRATRIAISTILGVSIMVPLISVALHFQSSLIGHTSFESIPLPSLRINASSIVATLLDLVFLAMAWEYFGKPFLKMHLWLRAFLTLLGVMWLDVVLFATGAFAGDTSYLSIMQGTLTSRLVISIFALPFLYGYLNWQSTIKGLPIENRPVLAILKQVAEIEVELSRAKQEIERRKEAERERDNVIQELRKSLSEVKTLRGLLPICAGCKRIRDDKGYWNRIEEYIRDRSDAEFSHGICPDCERKTLEELDKLKNR, from the coding sequence ATGGGAACCGAAGTGATTATATTAATATTCGAGGCAATGACGGTTTACTTTCTGGTTCTCTGGGCACACTCACTGCGCCACCGCTTTGGACCGGTACATTTTTATGCTTTGATCGGCGGCATCACAGCCATTATGTCCTGGGTTACAGACGCAGGGCTAAGAGTTCAGGTTGCCGGGATTACCTTCGTTGTAGGGTCAACGGTTTTTTATACTTCGCTGCTCCTTGGGGTTTTTGTCGTTTACGTCTTTGACGGCCCAAGAGCAACGCGAATTGCTATTTCTACTATCCTTGGCGTATCAATTATGGTTCCCCTCATCTCGGTAGCATTGCATTTTCAGTCTTCTCTTATCGGACATACTTCATTTGAGTCCATACCTCTGCCGAGTCTAAGGATCAATGCTTCCTCAATCGTTGCCACTCTGCTTGATCTTGTTTTCCTGGCCATGGCCTGGGAATATTTCGGTAAACCCTTCCTTAAGATGCACCTTTGGCTTCGTGCCTTCCTGACCCTACTGGGTGTCATGTGGCTGGACGTAGTGCTTTTTGCAACCGGTGCCTTTGCAGGTGATACATCTTACCTGAGCATTATGCAGGGAACCCTGACCAGCAGGCTGGTGATCTCAATTTTTGCGCTGCCTTTTTTGTATGGATATCTGAATTGGCAAAGTACGATAAAAGGGCTTCCGATCGAAAATCGTCCGGTTTTAGCCATTTTGAAGCAGGTTGCTGAAATAGAGGTCGAACTTTCAAGGGCAAAACAGGAAATTGAGCGACGGAAAGAGGCGGAAAGAGAAAGAGACAACGTCATTCAGGAACTCCGAAAATCCCTTTCAGAGGTTAAGACCTTACGGGGCTTATTGCCGATATGTGCCGGCTGCAAACGTATCCGTGACGATAAGGGATATTGGAACCGGATCGAGGAGTATATTCGCGATCGTTCAGATGCTGAATTCAGCCACGGAATCTGTCCTGACTGTGAAAGAAAGACGCTGGAAGAATTGGACAAATTAAAAAATCGATGA